In Populus alba chromosome 1, ASM523922v2, whole genome shotgun sequence, a single window of DNA contains:
- the LOC118033705 gene encoding mitogen-activated protein kinase kinase kinase YODA isoform X1, whose protein sequence is MISSTKLLSCITSLLRSSLFPIINPPPPLSKISFCLYFDLCPPFFLFLTFQLLFSSFFYSVRSELTLYLCIAADNETRIQVYIPTHQIDIPKLCHFLCSFYGVFLLATNDGKQQSHRLPLPPITTSPFSPTYSTTTSPSVPRSPNRMENPTSPGSRWKKGRLLGRGSFGDVYLGLNSESGEMCTMKEVTLFSDDAKSKESAQQLGQEIMILSRLRHPNIVQYYGSETVEDKLYIYLEYVSGGSIYKLLQEYGQFDEIAIRSCTQQILSGLAYLHAKNTVHRDIKGANILVDPTGRVKLADFGMAKHISGQSCPLSFRGSPYWMAPEVIKNSNGCNLAVDIWSLGCTVLEMATTKPPWSQYEGVPAMFKIGNSKELPEIPDHLSNDGKDFVQQCLQRNPLHRPTAAQLLDHPFVKNVAFMERPFVSIEPSEELPPFMNSGR, encoded by the exons ATGATTTCAAGCACCAAGTTACTATCATGCATCACGAGTCTACTGCGGTCTTCCCTTTTTCCAATAAttaatccccccccccctctctctaaaATAAgcttttgtttgtattttgatCTCTGTCcacctttctttttgtttctgacTTTTcagcttctcttctcttctttcttttattctgTCCGAAGCGAACTGACACt GTATCTTTGCATAGCTGCTGATAACGAAACGCGAATACAAGTTTATATTCCAACTCATCAGATTGACATTCCCAAGCTGTGCCATTTTCTGTGCTCCTTTTATGGGGTTTTTTTGCTGGCAACAAATGATGGAAAGCAACAAAGCCACCGCTTGCCTCTTCCCCCGATAACAACCTCTCCCTTTTCTCCTACCTATTCAACTACAACATCTCCTTCAGTGCCTCGAAGTCCTAATAGGATGGAGAATCCAACAAGTCCTGGTTCACGCTGGAAGAAAGGTCGTTTACTTGGGAGAGGCAGTTTTGGAGATGTATATCTTGGGCTTAACAG TGAAAGTGGTGAGATGTGTACAATGAAGGAGGTAACTCTATTTTCAGATGATGCAAAATCAAAGGAAAGTGCGCAGCAGCTGGGAcag GAAATTATGATTCTGAGTCGCTTAAGACATCCTAATATAGTGCAGTATTATGGATCTGAAACG GTGGAGGACAAATTGTATATATACTTGGAGTATGTGTCTGGTGGCTCCATCTATAAACTTCTTCAAGAATATGGCCAATTTGATGAAATAGCTATTCGTAGTTGCACCCAACAAATCTTGAGTGGGCTTGCTTATTTGCATGCTAAAAATACTGTCCATAG AGACATTAAAGGAGCTAATATTCTGGTTGATCCCACTGGCCGTGTGAAACTGGCAGATTTTGGGATGGCAAAGCAT ATATCTGGGCAGTCTTGTCCATTGTCATTCAGAGGAAGCCCTTACTGGATGGCTCCTGAG GTTATAAAGAATTCAAATGGTTGTAATCTTGCTGTTGATATATGGAGCCTTGGGTGCACTGTCTTGGAGATGGCAACAACAAAACCACCTTGGAGCCAGTATGAAGGG GTTCCTGCTATGTTTAAGATTGGAAACAGCAAGGAACTTCCAGAAATCCCTGATCATCTGTCAAATGATGGAAAGGATTTTGTGCAGCAATGTTTGCAACGGAACCCATTACATCGCCCcacagctgctcaacttttggACCACCCTTTTGTGAAAAATGTTGCTTTCATGGAGAGGCCATTTGTTTCCATTGAGCCTTCAGAAGAACTGCCTCCATTTATGAACTCAGGAAGATAA
- the LOC118033705 gene encoding mitogen-activated protein kinase kinase kinase YODA isoform X2, with the protein MISSTKLLSCITSLLRSSLFPIINPPPPLSKISFCLYFDLCPPFFLFLTFQLLFSSFFYSVRSELTLYLCIAADNETRIQVYIPTHQIDIPKLCHFLCSFYGVFLLATNDGKQQSHRLPLPPITTSPFSPTYSTTTSPSVPRSPNRMENPTSPGSRWKKGRLLGRGSFGDVYLGLNSESGEMCTMKEVTLFSDDAKSKESAQQLGQEIMILSRLRHPNIVQYYGSETVEDKLYIYLEYVSGGSIYKLLQEYGQFDEIAIRSCTQQILSGLAYLHAKNTVHRDIKGANILVDPTGRVKLADFGMAKHISGQSCPLSFRGSPYWMAPEVIKNSNGCNLAVDIWSLGCTVLEMATTKPPWSSCYV; encoded by the exons ATGATTTCAAGCACCAAGTTACTATCATGCATCACGAGTCTACTGCGGTCTTCCCTTTTTCCAATAAttaatccccccccccctctctctaaaATAAgcttttgtttgtattttgatCTCTGTCcacctttctttttgtttctgacTTTTcagcttctcttctcttctttcttttattctgTCCGAAGCGAACTGACACt GTATCTTTGCATAGCTGCTGATAACGAAACGCGAATACAAGTTTATATTCCAACTCATCAGATTGACATTCCCAAGCTGTGCCATTTTCTGTGCTCCTTTTATGGGGTTTTTTTGCTGGCAACAAATGATGGAAAGCAACAAAGCCACCGCTTGCCTCTTCCCCCGATAACAACCTCTCCCTTTTCTCCTACCTATTCAACTACAACATCTCCTTCAGTGCCTCGAAGTCCTAATAGGATGGAGAATCCAACAAGTCCTGGTTCACGCTGGAAGAAAGGTCGTTTACTTGGGAGAGGCAGTTTTGGAGATGTATATCTTGGGCTTAACAG TGAAAGTGGTGAGATGTGTACAATGAAGGAGGTAACTCTATTTTCAGATGATGCAAAATCAAAGGAAAGTGCGCAGCAGCTGGGAcag GAAATTATGATTCTGAGTCGCTTAAGACATCCTAATATAGTGCAGTATTATGGATCTGAAACG GTGGAGGACAAATTGTATATATACTTGGAGTATGTGTCTGGTGGCTCCATCTATAAACTTCTTCAAGAATATGGCCAATTTGATGAAATAGCTATTCGTAGTTGCACCCAACAAATCTTGAGTGGGCTTGCTTATTTGCATGCTAAAAATACTGTCCATAG AGACATTAAAGGAGCTAATATTCTGGTTGATCCCACTGGCCGTGTGAAACTGGCAGATTTTGGGATGGCAAAGCAT ATATCTGGGCAGTCTTGTCCATTGTCATTCAGAGGAAGCCCTTACTGGATGGCTCCTGAG GTTATAAAGAATTCAAATGGTTGTAATCTTGCTGTTGATATATGGAGCCTTGGGTGCACTGTCTTGGAGATGGCAACAACAAAACCACCTTGGA GTTCCTGCTATGTTTAA
- the LOC118033705 gene encoding mitogen-activated protein kinase kinase kinase YODA isoform X3, translated as MENPTSPGSRWKKGRLLGRGSFGDVYLGLNSESGEMCTMKEVTLFSDDAKSKESAQQLGQEIMILSRLRHPNIVQYYGSETVEDKLYIYLEYVSGGSIYKLLQEYGQFDEIAIRSCTQQILSGLAYLHAKNTVHRDIKGANILVDPTGRVKLADFGMAKHISGQSCPLSFRGSPYWMAPEVIKNSNGCNLAVDIWSLGCTVLEMATTKPPWSQYEGVPAMFKIGNSKELPEIPDHLSNDGKDFVQQCLQRNPLHRPTAAQLLDHPFVKNVAFMERPFVSIEPSEELPPFMNSGR; from the exons ATGGAGAATCCAACAAGTCCTGGTTCACGCTGGAAGAAAGGTCGTTTACTTGGGAGAGGCAGTTTTGGAGATGTATATCTTGGGCTTAACAG TGAAAGTGGTGAGATGTGTACAATGAAGGAGGTAACTCTATTTTCAGATGATGCAAAATCAAAGGAAAGTGCGCAGCAGCTGGGAcag GAAATTATGATTCTGAGTCGCTTAAGACATCCTAATATAGTGCAGTATTATGGATCTGAAACG GTGGAGGACAAATTGTATATATACTTGGAGTATGTGTCTGGTGGCTCCATCTATAAACTTCTTCAAGAATATGGCCAATTTGATGAAATAGCTATTCGTAGTTGCACCCAACAAATCTTGAGTGGGCTTGCTTATTTGCATGCTAAAAATACTGTCCATAG AGACATTAAAGGAGCTAATATTCTGGTTGATCCCACTGGCCGTGTGAAACTGGCAGATTTTGGGATGGCAAAGCAT ATATCTGGGCAGTCTTGTCCATTGTCATTCAGAGGAAGCCCTTACTGGATGGCTCCTGAG GTTATAAAGAATTCAAATGGTTGTAATCTTGCTGTTGATATATGGAGCCTTGGGTGCACTGTCTTGGAGATGGCAACAACAAAACCACCTTGGAGCCAGTATGAAGGG GTTCCTGCTATGTTTAAGATTGGAAACAGCAAGGAACTTCCAGAAATCCCTGATCATCTGTCAAATGATGGAAAGGATTTTGTGCAGCAATGTTTGCAACGGAACCCATTACATCGCCCcacagctgctcaacttttggACCACCCTTTTGTGAAAAATGTTGCTTTCATGGAGAGGCCATTTGTTTCCATTGAGCCTTCAGAAGAACTGCCTCCATTTATGAACTCAGGAAGATAA
- the LOC118033705 gene encoding mitogen-activated protein kinase kinase kinase YODA isoform X4, translating into MYILGLTDDAKSKESAQQLGQEIMILSRLRHPNIVQYYGSETVEDKLYIYLEYVSGGSIYKLLQEYGQFDEIAIRSCTQQILSGLAYLHAKNTVHRDIKGANILVDPTGRVKLADFGMAKHISGQSCPLSFRGSPYWMAPEVIKNSNGCNLAVDIWSLGCTVLEMATTKPPWSQYEGVPAMFKIGNSKELPEIPDHLSNDGKDFVQQCLQRNPLHRPTAAQLLDHPFVKNVAFMERPFVSIEPSEELPPFMNSGR; encoded by the exons ATGTATATCTTGGGCTTAACAG ATGATGCAAAATCAAAGGAAAGTGCGCAGCAGCTGGGAcag GAAATTATGATTCTGAGTCGCTTAAGACATCCTAATATAGTGCAGTATTATGGATCTGAAACG GTGGAGGACAAATTGTATATATACTTGGAGTATGTGTCTGGTGGCTCCATCTATAAACTTCTTCAAGAATATGGCCAATTTGATGAAATAGCTATTCGTAGTTGCACCCAACAAATCTTGAGTGGGCTTGCTTATTTGCATGCTAAAAATACTGTCCATAG AGACATTAAAGGAGCTAATATTCTGGTTGATCCCACTGGCCGTGTGAAACTGGCAGATTTTGGGATGGCAAAGCAT ATATCTGGGCAGTCTTGTCCATTGTCATTCAGAGGAAGCCCTTACTGGATGGCTCCTGAG GTTATAAAGAATTCAAATGGTTGTAATCTTGCTGTTGATATATGGAGCCTTGGGTGCACTGTCTTGGAGATGGCAACAACAAAACCACCTTGGAGCCAGTATGAAGGG GTTCCTGCTATGTTTAAGATTGGAAACAGCAAGGAACTTCCAGAAATCCCTGATCATCTGTCAAATGATGGAAAGGATTTTGTGCAGCAATGTTTGCAACGGAACCCATTACATCGCCCcacagctgctcaacttttggACCACCCTTTTGTGAAAAATGTTGCTTTCATGGAGAGGCCATTTGTTTCCATTGAGCCTTCAGAAGAACTGCCTCCATTTATGAACTCAGGAAGATAA
- the LOC118033708 gene encoding mitogen-activated protein kinase kinase kinase YODA-like, which translates to MNHPAFFVLSITFNVKTSFIGFALSSSCPLSPVGSPLLHSRSPMNLSMAPSPLSSPHTASGSSTPLTGGCGAIPFHHAKQPITCLQESTGMIPRSQSSFYPNSSSPYQEPKPDLFRGVSQASCVFQEITSSENSALGNQLGQAELYDRHPVLADRVSQQLLRDHMKLKPSLDLNPNSSIIGHYNGI; encoded by the exons ATGAATCATCCTGCGTTCTTTGTTCTGTCAATAACTTTTAATGTGAAGACATCTTTCATTGGTTTTGCTCT AAGCTCTTCATGTCCATTGTCTCCTGTTGGAAGCCCTCTTCTCCATTCAAGGTCACCGATGAATTTGAGTATGGCCCCATCGCCTTTATCTAGCCCTCATACTGCATCTGGTTCATCCACACCTCTCACTGGTGGTTGTGGCGCCATCCCATTTCATCACGCAAAGCAGCCCATTACTTGCTTGCAAGAAAGCACAGGAATGATCCCTAGGTCCCAAAGTAGTTTCTATCCCAATAGCAGTAGCCCTTACCAGGAGCCAAAGCCTGATCTATTTCGAGGTGTGTCACAAGCCTCTTgtgttttccaggaaataactTCTTCAGAAAACAGTGCTCTTGGAAATCAGTTGGGACAGGCTGAACTCTATGATAGGCACCCTGTTTTAGCTGATCGCGTGTCCCAGCAGCTCCTAAGGGATCATATGAAATTGAAGCCCTCCCTGGACCTAAATCCTAACTCATCAATTATTGGCCACTACAACGGAATCTAA